The nucleotide window ATTAATGGTGTTCCAGCCTCGACCCAGTCTGCCCCACCCTTAATCGCCTCATCGGCAATCTCAATCGCCCTCTTTAGCTCCAGTAGATCCAGTGCAACTTGGAGTATTGGTTTATCCATAATATTATTAAAACAGGAAGGATTTAGTCTTTTCTATGAATTGCAGAAAAGTTTATAGAGAGTAACGTTTAATAGTTATAGTATGAGACTGAAAATGAGATACTGGTCTGGGCTTGTTGGAGATAAAATTGAAACAATTGAAGTTGATTTAAAAAATTCAGAGTTTAGAATGGTCCCTTTCACCCAGCTCAAGCCCCTTATAGCTGAAAAAGATACTCCCGTGGAAAAGGGTAAACCCGCAATTATTGATGTCCAGAGGATTTCGCTTCCACCAAACACAATGATTGGCTGTCTAAACGAAGCCCGCCATGCACTTGGGACTACGATAAGCGTTATCGAATACGGAAGACCCTCAATGATTGAGGAAGACAAATGCATCAGCCAAGCAGTTTTTATTCCGGTAGAGAATGGTATTATTAAGAAGTGTGACTTAATTGGGGTTATTAAAGTGTTTTTTATTAAAACTGGATTTGTAGGTAAAACTCTTGGATTGGGTCAGCAGAAATTTGAGGTTATCAGCGAACAGAGAACTGGTAGAATTACTTGGAAAGAAAATGGAAACCTGATCAGAAAAACCCAAAAGATGACTGACACACTATACAGAAGGGTCCACATCGCTCTGCTGGAACCCGTAATTGCAGATGAAAGCATAATAATTAGAAAGAATGAATTGACAAAAGTCAAAATCCGGTGTCTCGCTCTGCCACCGAACACAGTTGCGACGCTAACGGGCTTTATGGGCAACGCATATGGTTCTCTTATAGATGTTATCCAGAAAGGAAAACCAAAGAAGGTCGAACAGGAGAGAAAACTGACTCATGCGATATTTTTACCAATCGAAGACGGTAAAATCGAAGAAGGGGACATGCTCGGAGCCCTTGCAATATACTTTGTTGACCTTGAAGACCTAAAAGCAATTGTAAAGGGGGAAGAGAGGTCATTTACTACCGTTTACAGGAGCGGAAAAGGTGTGATAAGAACAACTGTAAAACTACCACCCTATGGTTTCAGAAGATCCCCCGTAGCGAGATGGGAGCTACTAATTGCGAACGAGAACAAAAGGGTTAAAGCTGGGGAGGTCTGTATAGTTTCGATCAAAAAGATAAAACTCCCGAAAAATACCATAATTTCAACCTTCGGTATGATGAGACATCCATTTGGTGTAGTCATAGA belongs to Archaeoglobaceae archaeon and includes:
- a CDS encoding DUF22 domain-containing protein, with product MRLKMRYWSGLVGDKIETIEVDLKNSEFRMVPFTQLKPLIAEKDTPVEKGKPAIIDVQRISLPPNTMIGCLNEARHALGTTISVIEYGRPSMIEEDKCISQAVFIPVENGIIKKCDLIGVIKVFFIKTGFVGKTLGLGQQKFEVISEQRTGRITWKENGNLIRKTQKMTDTLYRRVHIALLEPVIADESIIIRKNELTKVKIRCLALPPNTVATLTGFMGNAYGSLIDVIQKGKPKKVEQERKLTHAIFLPIEDGKIEEGDMLGALAIYFVDLEDLKAIVKGEERSFTTVYRSGKGVIRTTVKLPPYGFRRSPVARWELLIANENKRVKAGEVCIVSIKKIKLPKNTIISTFGMMRHPFGVVIDTIQRRMAKVEEEKEIEKAVFLPISDGEIRMGELLGILNIYDVEVKTTEKLKSWLKEWIEHKEVTSPALQP